Proteins encoded within one genomic window of Cucumis sativus cultivar 9930 chromosome 3, Cucumber_9930_V3, whole genome shotgun sequence:
- the LOC101210463 gene encoding NADPH-dependent aldehyde reductase 1, chloroplastic: MASEGQQKFPPQKQQAQPGKQHAMDPTPQFTSPDYNPANKLQGKVALVTGGDSGIGRAVCYCFALEGAIVAFTYVKGQEDKDAKDTIEMIKKATKSSAVKDPLAIPADLGFDENCKRVVDEVVKAYGRIDILINNAAEQYKSSSVEDIDEERLLRVFRTNIFSYFFTTRHALKHMKEGSSIINTTSVNAYKGNAKLLDYTSTKGAIVAFTRGLALQLANKGIRVNGVAPGPIWTPLIPASFDEEETASFGSQVPMKRAGQPIEVAPSYVFLACNADSSYITGQVLHPNGGTVVNA; the protein is encoded by the exons ATGGCGTCTGAAGGCCAACAAAAGTTTCCTCCTCAGAAGCAACAAGCTCAACCTGGCAAACAGCATGCCATGGATCCAACTCCTCAGTTTACTTCACCTGATTACAACCCTGCCAATAAACTTCAG GGGAAGGTGGCGCTAGTGACGGGCGGGGACTCAGGCATAGGACGGGCAGTATGTTACTGTTTTGCCTTAGAAGGCGCAATTGTGGCCTTCACCTACGTCAAGGGTCAGGAGGACAAAGACGCCAAAGACACCATTGAAATGATAAAGAAGGCGACCAAATCCAGCGCAGTCAAGGACCCATTAGCCATTCCGGCGGACTTAGGGTTCGATGAAAACTGCAAGAGAGTGGTAGATGAAGTGGTCAAAGCCTACGGTCGCATCGACATTTTGATTAACAACGCCGCCGAGCAGTACAAATCCTCCTCCGTTGAGGACATCGACGAGGAAAGACTCCTCAGAGTGTTTCGAACCAACATTTTCTCCTACTTCTTCACCACCAG GCATGCATTGAAGCATATGAAAGAGGGGAGCTCCATAATCAATACGACCTCGGTGAATGCCTATAAAGGCAATGCTAAACTACTTGATTACACTTCCACAAAGGGAGCCATTGTGGCGTTTACTAGAGGCCTGGCGCTACAGTTAGCTAATAAAGGGATAAGGGTCAATGGCGTGGCGCCGGGTCCGATATGGACGCCGTTGATTCCAGCCTCCTTCGATGAGGAAGAGACGGCTAGTTTTGGGTCTCAGGTTCCAATGAAGCGAGCTGGGCAGCCCATTGAGGTGGCTCCTTCGTATGTCTTCCTTGCCTGTAATGCTGATTCCTCTTATATTACTGGCCAAGTCCTCCACCCCAATG GTGGGACTGTAGTGAATGCTTGA
- the LOC101210211 gene encoding mitochondrial intermediate peptidase, mitochondrial isoform X3 → MSSLIRKTPGKLTSGLVLKSSYWNCFRSRSIHAPASAPQKGAATGLYGFDHLKSPQGFRRFVDEAIERSGELVTFISSMPSSAEVIRAMDEISNSVCSVFDSAELCRQTHPDREFVEEANNAAMRMNEYFHFLNTNHTLYSAVKKAEHEAHLLTREAHMAAHYLRVDFERAGIHLSADKLDRVNQLNIEISQLCQEFKENILIDPGYVDIFPPLRMPNNLHHLAKPIYRSSESFGSRSSKKENGFRLMTDSDSLSSILQFASDDEVRKMAYVKGNSSPRANLGVLDKLIATRHSLAQILGYRSFAEFAVTPNLASSPAVVMSFLQELSKVVRSRADEEFNQIREFKLKKCINKFEDLEPWDEAYYTSMMKSTAYNLDSSVIASYFPLSQCIEGLKTLVKSLFGASFYNIPLAPGESWHPDVLKLSLQHPEEGELGFLYLDLYSRKGKYPGCAHFAIRGGRKVSETEYQLPVVALVCNFSSSNDRSNVRLNHSELETLFHEFGHALHSLLSRTEYQHFSGTRVVLDLAETPSNLFEYYASDYRVLKTFAKHYSTGEILPEKLVKSMKGAKMMFAATELQRQILYALIDQTLFGEKLTSERDTVSVVADLKRQYTSWKHVDGTHWQSQFCHLLTYGAGYYTYLYAKCFAATIWEKLCKEDPLSRETGNALRTKFLQHGGSKEAVDLLTDLVGDGIIRYSEGGVIPDITSLCKEMGLTKNL, encoded by the exons ATGTCGAGCCTCATCCGCAAAACCCCCGGGAAACTCACTTCCGGTCTAGTTCTAAAATCATCCTACTGGAATTGCTTTAGGTCCCGTTCGATTCACGCCCCAGCCTCAGCTCCACAGAAAGGTGCTGCAACCGGACTTTATGGCTTTGACCACCTCAAGTCGCCTCAAGGTTTCCGACGTTTCGTCGATGAAGCAATTGAGAG GTCTGGAGAGCTTGTTACTTTCATTTCCAGCATGCCTTCTTCAGCAGAAGTTATCCGAGCAATGGATGAAATTTCCAACAGT gtCTGCTCTGTTTTTGATTCTGCAGAACTTTGTAGGCAAACCCATCCAGACAg GGAATTTGTCGAGGAGGCAAACAATGCTGCTATGAGAATGAACGAATATTTTCAT TTTCTCAATACAAATCATACTTTGTATAGTGCTGTAAAAAAAGCGGAGCATGAGGCTCATCTACTTACACGGGAAGCTCACATGGCTGCCCATTACCTCCGAGTTGACTTTGAAAGGGCTGGAATTCATCTTTCTGCTG ATAAATTAGATCGAGTAAATCAGCTGAATATAGAGATTTCTCAGCTTTGTCAGGA GTTCAAAGAAAATATCCTCATCGACCCAGGCTATGTGGATATATTTCCACCATTGCGTATGCCAAACAACTTGCACCATCTTGCTAAGCCCATATATCGTTCAAGTGAATCATTTGGGTCAAGAAGTAGCAAGAAGGAAAATGGATTTAGGTTAATGACTGATTCAGATTCTCTATCTTCTATTCTGCAGTTTGCATCAGATGATGAG GTAAGAAAAATGGCTTATGTCAAGGGAAATTCAAGTCCTCGTGCTAACCTTGGTGTTCTTGATAAGCTTATTGCCACTCGCCACTCTCTAGCTCAG ATATTGGGGTATAGATCTTTTGCAGAATTTGCAGTAACGCCTAACTTGGCTTCATCTCCAGCTGTGGTAATGTCCTTTTTGCAAGAGTTGAGCAAAGTGGTCCGTTCTAGAGCTGATGAG GAGTTCAATCAAATCAGGGAATTCAAGTTAAAGAAGTGTATTAATAAGTTTGAAGATCTAGAGCCATGGGATGAGGCTTACTATACGTCAATGATGAAATCTACTGCATATAATTTGGATTCGTCG GTCATAGCATCATATTTTCCTCTATCACAGTGCATTGAGGGTTTGAAAACTCTTGTGAAGTCATTGTTTGGGGCGTCATTTTATAATATTCCCCTAGCACCAGGTGAATCATGGCATCCTGATGTGCTTAAATTGTCTCTTCAACACCCTGAAGAG gGTGAATTGGGATTTTTGTACCTGGATTTGTACTCAAGAAAAGGGAAATATCCAGGTTGTGCTCATTTTGCAATTAGGGGAGGCCGCAAGGTTTCTGAAACGGAATACCAACTTCCT GTTGTAGCTCTTGTTTGCAATTTTTCCAGTTCAAATGATCGATCAAATGTGAGGCTTAATCATTCGGAATTAGAAACTCTTTTCCATGAATTTGGGCATGCTCTTCATTCACTGCTTTCAAGAACG gaatatcaacatttttcagGTACAAGAGTGGTTCTAGATCTAGCAGAGACACCTTCAAACCTATTTGA GTACTATGCATCAGATTATCGTGTTTTGAAAACGTTTGCCAAACACTATTCAACTGGTGAGATATTACCTGAAAAGCTTGTGAAGTCCATGAAGGGTGCCAAAATGATGTTTGCAGCCACTGAGCTGCAGCGTCAG ATTCTTTATGCTCTAATTGATCAAACGCTGTTTGGAGAAAAGTTAACTTCAGAAAGAGATACTGTTTCTGTTGTTGCTGATCTAAAAAGACAGTATACCAGTTGGAAGCATGTGGATGGCACTCATTGGCAGTCCCAATTTTGTCACCTGCTGACTTATGGTGCAG GTTACTACACCTATCTATATGCTAAATGTTTTGCTGCAACCATATGGGAGAAACTTTGCAAGGAGGATCCTCTCTCAAGGGAAACAGGAAATGCCTTGAGAACcaaatttttacaacatggCGGCTCAAAAGAAGCTGTTGATTTATTGACTGACCTCGTGGGAGATGGGATCATAAGGTATAGTGAAGGAGGAGTAATTCCTGACATAACCAGTCTTTGCAAGGAAATGGGCCTAACTAAAAACTTGTAG
- the LOC101210211 gene encoding mitochondrial intermediate peptidase, mitochondrial isoform X1, giving the protein MPSSAEVIRAMDEISNSVCSVFDSAELCRQTHPDREFVEEANNAAMRMNEYFHFLNTNHTLYSAVKKAEHEAHLLTREAHMAAHYLRVDFERAGIHLSADKLDRVNQLNIEISQLCQEFKENILIDPGYVDIFPPLRMPNNLHHLAKPIYRSSESFGSRSSKKENGFRLMTDSDSLSSILQFASDDEVRKMAYVKGNSSPRANLGVLDKLIATRHSLAQILGYRSFAEFAVTPNLASSPAVVMSFLQELSKVVRSRADEEFNQIREFKLKKCINKFEDLEPWDEAYYTSMMKSTAYNLDSSVIASYFPLSQCIEGLKTLVKSLFGASFYNIPLAPGESWHPDVLKLSLQHPEEGELGFLYLDLYSRKGKYPGCAHFAIRGGRKVSETEYQLPVVALVCNFSSSNDRSNVRLNHSELETLFHEFGHALHSLLSRTEYQHFSGTRVVLDLAETPSNLFEYYASDYRVLKTFAKHYSTGEILPEKLVKSMKGAKMMFAATELQRQILYALIDQTLFGEKLTSERDTVSVVADLKRQYTSWKHVDGTHWQSQFCHLLTYGAGYYTYLYAKCFAATIWEKLCKEDPLSRETGNALRTKFLQHGGSKEAVDLLTDLVGDGIIRYSEGGVIPDITSLCKEMGLTKNL; this is encoded by the exons ATGCCTTCTTCAGCAGAAGTTATCCGAGCAATGGATGAAATTTCCAACAGT gtCTGCTCTGTTTTTGATTCTGCAGAACTTTGTAGGCAAACCCATCCAGACAg GGAATTTGTCGAGGAGGCAAACAATGCTGCTATGAGAATGAACGAATATTTTCAT TTTCTCAATACAAATCATACTTTGTATAGTGCTGTAAAAAAAGCGGAGCATGAGGCTCATCTACTTACACGGGAAGCTCACATGGCTGCCCATTACCTCCGAGTTGACTTTGAAAGGGCTGGAATTCATCTTTCTGCTG ATAAATTAGATCGAGTAAATCAGCTGAATATAGAGATTTCTCAGCTTTGTCAGGA GTTCAAAGAAAATATCCTCATCGACCCAGGCTATGTGGATATATTTCCACCATTGCGTATGCCAAACAACTTGCACCATCTTGCTAAGCCCATATATCGTTCAAGTGAATCATTTGGGTCAAGAAGTAGCAAGAAGGAAAATGGATTTAGGTTAATGACTGATTCAGATTCTCTATCTTCTATTCTGCAGTTTGCATCAGATGATGAG GTAAGAAAAATGGCTTATGTCAAGGGAAATTCAAGTCCTCGTGCTAACCTTGGTGTTCTTGATAAGCTTATTGCCACTCGCCACTCTCTAGCTCAG ATATTGGGGTATAGATCTTTTGCAGAATTTGCAGTAACGCCTAACTTGGCTTCATCTCCAGCTGTGGTAATGTCCTTTTTGCAAGAGTTGAGCAAAGTGGTCCGTTCTAGAGCTGATGAG GAGTTCAATCAAATCAGGGAATTCAAGTTAAAGAAGTGTATTAATAAGTTTGAAGATCTAGAGCCATGGGATGAGGCTTACTATACGTCAATGATGAAATCTACTGCATATAATTTGGATTCGTCG GTCATAGCATCATATTTTCCTCTATCACAGTGCATTGAGGGTTTGAAAACTCTTGTGAAGTCATTGTTTGGGGCGTCATTTTATAATATTCCCCTAGCACCAGGTGAATCATGGCATCCTGATGTGCTTAAATTGTCTCTTCAACACCCTGAAGAG gGTGAATTGGGATTTTTGTACCTGGATTTGTACTCAAGAAAAGGGAAATATCCAGGTTGTGCTCATTTTGCAATTAGGGGAGGCCGCAAGGTTTCTGAAACGGAATACCAACTTCCT GTTGTAGCTCTTGTTTGCAATTTTTCCAGTTCAAATGATCGATCAAATGTGAGGCTTAATCATTCGGAATTAGAAACTCTTTTCCATGAATTTGGGCATGCTCTTCATTCACTGCTTTCAAGAACG gaatatcaacatttttcagGTACAAGAGTGGTTCTAGATCTAGCAGAGACACCTTCAAACCTATTTGA GTACTATGCATCAGATTATCGTGTTTTGAAAACGTTTGCCAAACACTATTCAACTGGTGAGATATTACCTGAAAAGCTTGTGAAGTCCATGAAGGGTGCCAAAATGATGTTTGCAGCCACTGAGCTGCAGCGTCAG ATTCTTTATGCTCTAATTGATCAAACGCTGTTTGGAGAAAAGTTAACTTCAGAAAGAGATACTGTTTCTGTTGTTGCTGATCTAAAAAGACAGTATACCAGTTGGAAGCATGTGGATGGCACTCATTGGCAGTCCCAATTTTGTCACCTGCTGACTTATGGTGCAG GTTACTACACCTATCTATATGCTAAATGTTTTGCTGCAACCATATGGGAGAAACTTTGCAAGGAGGATCCTCTCTCAAGGGAAACAGGAAATGCCTTGAGAACcaaatttttacaacatggCGGCTCAAAAGAAGCTGTTGATTTATTGACTGACCTCGTGGGAGATGGGATCATAAGGTATAGTGAAGGAGGAGTAATTCCTGACATAACCAGTCTTTGCAAGGAAATGGGCCTAACTAAAAACTTGTAG
- the LOC101210211 gene encoding mitochondrial intermediate peptidase, mitochondrial isoform X2 — translation MRMNEYFHFLNTNHTLYSAVKKAEHEAHLLTREAHMAAHYLRVDFERAGIHLSADKLDRVNQLNIEISQLCQEFKENILIDPGYVDIFPPLRMPNNLHHLAKPIYRSSESFGSRSSKKENGFRLMTDSDSLSSILQFASDDEVRKMAYVKGNSSPRANLGVLDKLIATRHSLAQILGYRSFAEFAVTPNLASSPAVVMSFLQELSKVVRSRADEEFNQIREFKLKKCINKFEDLEPWDEAYYTSMMKSTAYNLDSSVIASYFPLSQCIEGLKTLVKSLFGASFYNIPLAPGESWHPDVLKLSLQHPEEGELGFLYLDLYSRKGKYPGCAHFAIRGGRKVSETEYQLPVVALVCNFSSSNDRSNVRLNHSELETLFHEFGHALHSLLSRTEYQHFSGTRVVLDLAETPSNLFEYYASDYRVLKTFAKHYSTGEILPEKLVKSMKGAKMMFAATELQRQILYALIDQTLFGEKLTSERDTVSVVADLKRQYTSWKHVDGTHWQSQFCHLLTYGAGYYTYLYAKCFAATIWEKLCKEDPLSRETGNALRTKFLQHGGSKEAVDLLTDLVGDGIIRYSEGGVIPDITSLCKEMGLTKNL, via the exons ATGAGAATGAACGAATATTTTCAT TTTCTCAATACAAATCATACTTTGTATAGTGCTGTAAAAAAAGCGGAGCATGAGGCTCATCTACTTACACGGGAAGCTCACATGGCTGCCCATTACCTCCGAGTTGACTTTGAAAGGGCTGGAATTCATCTTTCTGCTG ATAAATTAGATCGAGTAAATCAGCTGAATATAGAGATTTCTCAGCTTTGTCAGGA GTTCAAAGAAAATATCCTCATCGACCCAGGCTATGTGGATATATTTCCACCATTGCGTATGCCAAACAACTTGCACCATCTTGCTAAGCCCATATATCGTTCAAGTGAATCATTTGGGTCAAGAAGTAGCAAGAAGGAAAATGGATTTAGGTTAATGACTGATTCAGATTCTCTATCTTCTATTCTGCAGTTTGCATCAGATGATGAG GTAAGAAAAATGGCTTATGTCAAGGGAAATTCAAGTCCTCGTGCTAACCTTGGTGTTCTTGATAAGCTTATTGCCACTCGCCACTCTCTAGCTCAG ATATTGGGGTATAGATCTTTTGCAGAATTTGCAGTAACGCCTAACTTGGCTTCATCTCCAGCTGTGGTAATGTCCTTTTTGCAAGAGTTGAGCAAAGTGGTCCGTTCTAGAGCTGATGAG GAGTTCAATCAAATCAGGGAATTCAAGTTAAAGAAGTGTATTAATAAGTTTGAAGATCTAGAGCCATGGGATGAGGCTTACTATACGTCAATGATGAAATCTACTGCATATAATTTGGATTCGTCG GTCATAGCATCATATTTTCCTCTATCACAGTGCATTGAGGGTTTGAAAACTCTTGTGAAGTCATTGTTTGGGGCGTCATTTTATAATATTCCCCTAGCACCAGGTGAATCATGGCATCCTGATGTGCTTAAATTGTCTCTTCAACACCCTGAAGAG gGTGAATTGGGATTTTTGTACCTGGATTTGTACTCAAGAAAAGGGAAATATCCAGGTTGTGCTCATTTTGCAATTAGGGGAGGCCGCAAGGTTTCTGAAACGGAATACCAACTTCCT GTTGTAGCTCTTGTTTGCAATTTTTCCAGTTCAAATGATCGATCAAATGTGAGGCTTAATCATTCGGAATTAGAAACTCTTTTCCATGAATTTGGGCATGCTCTTCATTCACTGCTTTCAAGAACG gaatatcaacatttttcagGTACAAGAGTGGTTCTAGATCTAGCAGAGACACCTTCAAACCTATTTGA GTACTATGCATCAGATTATCGTGTTTTGAAAACGTTTGCCAAACACTATTCAACTGGTGAGATATTACCTGAAAAGCTTGTGAAGTCCATGAAGGGTGCCAAAATGATGTTTGCAGCCACTGAGCTGCAGCGTCAG ATTCTTTATGCTCTAATTGATCAAACGCTGTTTGGAGAAAAGTTAACTTCAGAAAGAGATACTGTTTCTGTTGTTGCTGATCTAAAAAGACAGTATACCAGTTGGAAGCATGTGGATGGCACTCATTGGCAGTCCCAATTTTGTCACCTGCTGACTTATGGTGCAG GTTACTACACCTATCTATATGCTAAATGTTTTGCTGCAACCATATGGGAGAAACTTTGCAAGGAGGATCCTCTCTCAAGGGAAACAGGAAATGCCTTGAGAACcaaatttttacaacatggCGGCTCAAAAGAAGCTGTTGATTTATTGACTGACCTCGTGGGAGATGGGATCATAAGGTATAGTGAAGGAGGAGTAATTCCTGACATAACCAGTCTTTGCAAGGAAATGGGCCTAACTAAAAACTTGTAG
- the LOC101209962 gene encoding protein LOW PSII ACCUMULATION 2, chloroplastic, which translates to MALQILHHSPSSFTKRPYHLPNPSLHFSSKPKFIIKSQNPSESDKPISKVVDDAPIATSSPQGFGSSSPQSTSTSKSTPKSLKQKGKRQRASIIRRSPVEKPVFVGQVDEQVAKEQGRNESYFLLTWLGLGVVILVQGIVLAASGFLPEEWDKFFVKYLYPSFTPTVSLFVAGTVAYGVLKYLQNEKIKDEKS; encoded by the exons ATGGCGCTACAAATACTCCACCATTCTCCCTCTTCCTTCACCAAAAGACCCTATCATCTTCCCAACCCATCTCTCCATTTCTCTTCTAAACCTAAATTCATCATCAAATCTCAGAACCCATCTGAATCTGACAAACCCATTTCCAAAGTTGTTGACGATGCTCCAATTGCGACTTCATCCCCTCAAGGTTTCGGCTCTTCATCACCTCAATCAACGTCCACGAGCAAATCAACTCCAAAGTCTCTGAAGCAGAAGGGTAAGCGTCAAAGGGCATCCATTATTCGGCGCTCTCCTGTGGAGAAACCCGTGTTTGTTGGCCAAGTAGATGAACAGGTTGCTAAGGAACAGGGCAGAAACGAGAGctattttcttcttacttGGTTGGGTCTTGGTGTTGTGATTCTCGTCCAGGGGATTGTTCTTGCGGCATCTG GTTTCTTACCGGAAGAGTGGGACAAATTCTTCGTCAAATATTTGTATCCTTCCTTCACACCAACCGTTTCTCTGTTTGTTGCTGGAACTGTTGCATACGGAGTTTTGAAGTATCTTCagaatgagaaaataaaagatgaaaaatcataa
- the LOC101209305 gene encoding protein EXORDIUM-like 3, with protein MGSLLVPPTAISLLAALSLFLLLLSPAAAWRPWPHLAKSNVSDDPALVRDSKKYEGSSEFVHLKYHMGPVLTANITVHIIWYGTWQRDQKKIIREFINSISAHDSKSPSVFGWWRTVQLYTDQTGANISRTVRLGEEKNDRFYSHGKSLTRLSIQTVIKSAVTAKSRPLPINAKNGLYLLLTSDDVYVENFCGQVCGFHYFTFPSIVGYTLPYAWVGNSEKLCPGVCAYPFAVPSYIPGLKPMKSPNGDVGVDGMISVIAHEVAELASNPLVNAWYAGGDPIAPVEIADLCEGIYGTGGGGSYTGQLMDGRDGATYNMNGIRRRYLVQWVWNHVVNYCTGPNALDQ; from the coding sequence ATGGGGTCTTTACTCGTTCCCCCCACTGCCATCTCCCTCCTAGCTGCTCTCTCCCTCTTCCTTCTCCTCCTCTCTCCGGCTGCCGCATGGCGTCCTTGGCCTCATCTCGCCAAATCTAACGTCTCCGATGACCCCGCTCTCGTTCGCGACTCCAAAAAATACGAGGGCTCGTCGGAGTTCGTCCATTTGAAGTACCACATGGGCCCTGTTCTCACCGCTAATATAACCGTTCACATTATCTGGTACGGCACGTGGCAGAGAGATCAGAAGAAAATCATTCGTGAGTTCATCAACTCCATCTCTGCCCATGATTCCAAATCCCCTTCTGTCTTTGGCTGGTGGCGGACTGTTCAACTCTACACCGACCAGACTGGAGCCAACATTTCCAGGACGGTCCGCCttggagaagagaagaatgaCCGTTTTTACTCCCATGGGAAATCGTTGACTCGGCTGTCCATTCAGACGGTGATTAAAAGCGCTGTGACCGCGAAATCCCGGCCTTTGCCGATAAATGCCAAGAACGGATTGTACCTTTTGCTGACTTCCGATGACGTTTATGTAGAGAATTTCTGTGGGCAGGTTTGTGGGTTTCATTACTTCACGTTCCCTTCCATTGTAGGATACACACTGCCCTACGCTTGGGTTGGGAACTCGGAGAAACTCTGTCCCGGTGTTTGTGCTTACCCGTTCGCGGTGCCGAGTTACATTCCGGGGCTGAAGCCGATGAAATCACCGAACGGTGATGTTGGAGTGGACGGAATGATCAGTGTGATAGCTCATGAAGTGGCGGAGTTGGCGTCAAACCCACTGGTGAACGCTTGGTACGCGGGCGGGGACCCGATTGCGCCGGTGGAGATAGCGGATCTTTGCGAAGGGATTTACGGGACGGGAGGAGGTGGGTCTTACACAGGGCAGTTGATGGACGGTCGCGATGGGGCCACGTACAACATGAATGGGATCAGACGTAGGTATTTGGTCCAGTGGGTTTGGAACCATGTGGTAAATTACTGTACTGGCCCTAATGCATTGGACCAGTAG